The Candidatus Buchananbacteria bacterium CG10_big_fil_rev_8_21_14_0_10_42_9 genome segment TTTGTTTAAAAAAGATAAAGATTATGTCGTTAAAGATGGCGAGATTGTGATTGTGGATGAATTTACCGGCCGTTTAATGCCCGGCCGCCGTTACAGTGAAGGCTTACATCAAGCCATTGAAGCTAAAGAAGGCGTTGAGGTGCAACGCGAAAGCATGACGTTGGCGACTGTTACTTTCCAAAATTATTTTCGCCTATACGAAAAATTATCTGGTATGACTGGTACCGCAGCTACTGAAGCAGAAGAGTTTGCCAAAATTTATAATTTGGAAGTCACTGTGATTCCAACCAACAAACCAATGGTGAGAAAAGATAAAGTAGATAAGATTTACAAAAACGAGCGCGGCAAATTTAAAGCAATAGTGGAAGAGGTGAAAAAACGCCATGAAGCCGGCCAGCCGGTTTTGATTGGTACGATTTCGATTGAAAAAAATGAGATGTTAGGCGAGTATTTCAAAAAAGAAGGGATTCCGCACGAAATGCTTAACGCTAAAAACCACGAACGCGAAGCCATGATTATTACCCAAGCGGGTAAACCTGGAGCGGTTACGATTGCCACTAATATGGCTGGACGAGGCGTGGATATCATTTTAGGCGGCACCCCGTATGATGAGGTTGAATATAAAAAAGTGATTGATGCGGGCGGTTTACACGTTATTGGCACCGAACGCCATGAATCCAGGCGTATTGATAATCAGTTGCGAGGTCGTTCAGGACGCCAGGGGGACCCAGGCAGTTCCCAGTTTTTTGTATCTATGGATGATGATTTGATGCGAATTTTTGGGTCTGACAGGATGCAGCGCGTGATGGAAACTTTGAAAGTACCAGAAGATATGCCGATTCAAAATAAAATTATTTCTAAATCCATTGAGCAGGCCCAAAAAAAAGTTGAAGGCAATAACTTTGATATTCGTAAACGGTTGGTTGAATATGATGACGTTTTAAATAAGCACCGGGAAGCGATTTATCGCCGCCGTCGAGAAGTTTTGCATAACGACGATATTAAGGCTCAAATTCAAGACATGGTGGAAAACGAAATAACCAATGTCGTATCTTTTCACACCGCCGTGGAAGATGAAAAACAATGGGATTTAAATGAGATTTATGAAGTGGCAACTACAATTTTTCCGCTAACTGAAAAAGAAAAAATAGAGATTAAAGATTTAGGGGCTGGAGCAGGGGATAAGAAAAAAGATGCTGATGCCAGGACTAAGATTATTAATTATCTAAACGATATTGCCAAAAAGCGCTATGAAGAATTGGAAACGCACGTCACTGGGCTTTTGGCAGGGCAAGAAAAACCGATGAGGCGGTTGGAGAAGCAATTTTTATTACGCGCGATTGACACTTTGTGGATTGAGCACCTTGATGCTATGACGGCGCTTCGTACTGGTATTGGTTTACGCGGCTACGGTCAAAAAGACCCGCTAGTTGAATACAAAAAAGAATCTTATCGGTTATTTAACGAACTGCAAAATTTAATTCAACG includes the following:
- a CDS encoding preprotein translocase subunit SecA, whose protein sequence is LFKKDKDYVVKDGEIVIVDEFTGRLMPGRRYSEGLHQAIEAKEGVEVQRESMTLATVTFQNYFRLYEKLSGMTGTAATEAEEFAKIYNLEVTVIPTNKPMVRKDKVDKIYKNERGKFKAIVEEVKKRHEAGQPVLIGTISIEKNEMLGEYFKKEGIPHEMLNAKNHEREAMIITQAGKPGAVTIATNMAGRGVDIILGGTPYDEVEYKKVIDAGGLHVIGTERHESRRIDNQLRGRSGRQGDPGSSQFFVSMDDDLMRIFGSDRMQRVMETLKVPEDMPIQNKIISKSIEQAQKKVEGNNFDIRKRLVEYDDVLNKHREAIYRRRREVLHNDDIKAQIQDMVENEITNVVSFHTAVEDEKQWDLNEIYEVATTIFPLTEKEKIEIKDLGAGAGDKKKDADARTKIINYLNDIAKKRYEELETHVTGLLAGQEKPMRRLEKQFLLRAIDTLWIEHLDAMTALRTGIGLRGYGQKDPLVEYKKESYRLFNELQNLIQRQVVYSIYKVGEGAQIAQAAVANQGVQLTAPAKTADQGQTQFSSAGVEAMAKEAKRRVANTEQHTQQTQFEGAKVGRNEPCPCGAVNDDGTPKKFKACHGKV